The genomic region GAGCTGAAAAGCCCGAGACCGGCTTCAACGAGACTCGCGAGGCCGTTGGGAAGAAACCGCACGACGACAATGAAGAAGCCGCCGAGGACGAGAAGCCACGTCGAAAGAAGCGCGTCGCCCAAATAGCTCTGCGCGCCCTGGATTACAAACGCTCCGATCATCGCGCCAATGAGGGAATTGCGGCCACCGATCGCGGCCCAGATCACCATTGACAGGCTGAAGCCGACGTCGAGCTGTTGGGGAGAAACGTATTGGACGAGCATCACCCAGCAGCACCCTGCGATCGACGCGATCAAGCCCGAGATCGTATAGATCACAGTCTCGTATCCCGAGACGCTGTAGCCGAGGAAGCGCACGCGTTCGGCATCGTCGCGAATAGCCTGCGTTACGAGGCCAAACGAACTTTGCGTGAGAAGCTTGGCAACGATGGTGGCACCGCACAGCGCCACGAACACGACCCAGTAGGCTGTGGGGCTGTAGGGGTCGATTTCGTAGCCGCCGATTTGCAGCGGTGAGGGAGGCGATAATCCGTTGGCACCTCCGGTGTAGGCCTGCTGATCAAGAATGATCGTGTAGAATGCCGACAGCATCGCAAGCGTCATGATGGTGAAGAATACGCCCGACACGCGGGCTCGAAACATAATGGTTCCGAAAAGCGCACAGAAGAACGTCGGCACCGCAATCGCCAGAAAGATTCCGGCCACAGTGCTTTGGAACGGCGCCCAAAACCAAGGAAGATGATCGAGGCTGTTGTTGAGCATGAACGGCGGAATCGGATTTGATTCCGTCTGTGTCTGCATCTGCATGGTCATTGCCATGCCATAGGCTCCGAGGCCGAACGCGATACCCTGGCCGAGATTAAGAATGCCGCCAAACCCCCAGCAGAGGCTGATCGAAAGCGCGAGCATGCCGTAGACGCCATAGGTCGCAAGCTGGTTGAGAACGAAACTATCGCTCACAAACAGCGGCACCGCTCCGACGGCCGCGAAGAACACGGCATAGGCGATCCACTGCGCCGTCTTGTTATGATAAAGATTGCCCATGATTTCCGATCCCGTCCTCAGAATGGCCAGCTGATGATCTGCTTCATCGCCTCACGCCGCCCTGGGCAAAAAGACCTTGAGGCCTGAATCTGAGAAACACGACGATCAGCACGAAGATGATGAAGCGAGCGAACGTATCGTTCGTGAGTGCCGCAAAGACGGACTGCATCTCACCGGCCATGCCGCTAGCGGCAACACTGCCCGCGAGCGAACCCCCGCCGACGATCACCATCAGGAACGCCTGCACGACGTAACTGGCGCCCATTGTCGGCAACACGATTGCGAGCACACCGAAGAGCGAACCAGCAACACCTGCGAGCCCCGCGCCGAGTGCAAACGTCATCATGTATATCCTGCCGGAGTTGATGCCGAACGAGGATGCCATCTCCTTGTTTTGCACAACCGCACGGACTTGAATGCCGAAACGCGTCTTATAGAACAGAAACCAGAGCGCCAGCACGAGCAGCGCGGTTATGGCCAGGACAATGACGCGGAACGTCGAGATGGAGGCCGATCCAAGAGCAATATTGGTTGAGAAGATCTCGGGCACGGATATGTATTTTGGGTCGCTGCCGAAGATCAGCCGCACGCCCTGCATCAGCACAAGCGACACGCCATAGGTGGCGAGAAGCGTATCCAGCGGTCGTTTATAGAGATAACGGATCAGCCCACGCTCCAAGGCGAGGCCTACGAGCGCCACGATCACGAATGATGCGGGAATACAAAGCAAATACGGAATTTTTAGATACGACTGCAGCATGTAAGAGCTGTAGGCGCCGAGCATAATGAACTCGCCATGAGCCATGTTGATCACGCCCGCCGTGCCGTAGATGATCGTCAGCCCGAGCGCCGCGATGAGCCAAATGCTCGCAATACTGACACCCAGGATAAGCGCATTCACAAGCGAACCGAGATCCATGGCGAGTATGTTCCTTACCAAGAGGGCGCAGACCTACGCCCCCGCACTCGAATGAGCGCGTCTGCATTTCAACGTTGGTCATGAGGCGGGCCCGCGTCGCGGGAAAGCGCGGGGCCCGCTTTCGTCAGATGACGTTGGTGCGGATTTTCCCGTCAGGCGCTTTCAGACCGTCCTTGGTGCAGGTGCCTAGGTTCGGGTAAATCGAGTAAGGATCGGGCGCCACGTTCTTTTCCGCGGACTTCAACACCTTAAAGGTGCCGTCGGCCTGGCACTGGCCGATCTTCGGCTTCAGCCACGTGTTGAAGTTATTCTCGTCGATCCAAACCAATCCTTCGGGCGATACGGCATCTTCAACCTTGAGGCCGCCCGAGTGATCGCGAATGGCGCGCGGCGTGACGTTTTCGATGCCTACCGCGGCGGCGGTCTTCTCCAAGCCGTATTTGAAGACGTACGCGGAGAGGTATGTTTCCTCCATGTTATAGTGCGTCACGCCGTTCTTGCCGTACTTGCTCTTCAAGAAGCCCTCGACGAACTTGTGGTTGGTCGGGTTATCGAGCGTCTGGAAGTACGGAGCTGAGAGGAAGTGACCAGCGCCAAATTCGGCGCCCATCGCGCGGGTTTCGATTTCGCCGGTGGTAAGCGATGCAATCGGCATCGAATCCACTTTGAAGCCTTCCTGCTTGAACTGCTTATGGAAGGCGATGTCCGACGCACCGACGACCGTAGAAAAAATGAAGCTCGGCTTGGTGTCCCGGATCTTGTTGAGGACGGGACCGAATTCGGAGCTGCCGAGCGGGATGTATTCCTCGCCCAGCAGCTCTCCCCCTGCTTGTTCCAGCCAGATCTTCGCGTTCTTGTTCGATTCCTTCGGCCATACGTAGTTCGAGCCGACGAAGAAGACCTTCTTGCCGAACTTCTCGACCATGAAAGGGATGAGGTCTTTTGAGTGCTGGTTGGCGAGCGGACCGGTGCAGATGGTGTTCTGCGTGCACTCCGCACCTTCGTAGCAAGTCGGATAGTAGAGCAGATGGTTGCGCTGCATCACTGTCGGTAGAATGGCCTTGCGGCTCGCGGACGTGTAGCAGCCGAACAGCGCGATGACCTTTTCGCGAAGGATGAGTTCTTTTGCTTTCTCGGTGTAAACGTTGAAGTCGGATTTGGCATCGACGATGACGGGCTCAACCGGCACACCATTGACGCCACCGTTCTTGTTGATCTCTTCGAATGCGTATTGGAGCACCAGCGTCGAATCCTCCTCCGGCACGGCGAGTGCGCCGGTGAGAGAGAACAGCAGGCCGACTTTGATCGGCTCGCCTTTTTTGAGCGTCGCCCCCCAGGCCTCGCCCGACTTCGGCAACCAAACGTGAGGCATCGCTACGGCTGCAGAAGCAGCGAGCGTCGTCTTAAGAACTTTGCGGCGAGTGAAATCCATTTATCCGGTCCCCTGCATGGCGGAGTGGCGGCGCCCCCCGCGACACCAAACGCTAGACGTTTGAGCTACGATCTAGCCGCTAACATCTAGATAATTCACGAGGAGATCGGGAGCGTCAATTATTTTTCTTGCCCGCCGAGAAAATAATTCTCTATCTAGATATTCTTGATGAAATATCGTGCGTATCCCGCATTTTTGACGTGCAGGCGGCTGAAATATCGGGCAAAAATCGGCGATCTAGAGAATTCAAAAGAGCTCGGATTTTTACTTCGTCCCGCAACCGATTTCGGCCTTAACAGCCATTGACGCGAGCATTGCATGTGTGTTT from Hyphomicrobium sp. MC1 harbors:
- the urtC gene encoding urea ABC transporter permease subunit UrtC — encoded protein: MGNLYHNKTAQWIAYAVFFAAVGAVPLFVSDSFVLNQLATYGVYGMLALSISLCWGFGGILNLGQGIAFGLGAYGMAMTMQMQTQTESNPIPPFMLNNSLDHLPWFWAPFQSTVAGIFLAIAVPTFFCALFGTIMFRARVSGVFFTIMTLAMLSAFYTIILDQQAYTGGANGLSPPSPLQIGGYEIDPYSPTAYWVVFVALCGATIVAKLLTQSSFGLVTQAIRDDAERVRFLGYSVSGYETVIYTISGLIASIAGCCWVMLVQYVSPQQLDVGFSLSMVIWAAIGGRNSLIGAMIGAFVIQGAQSYLGDALLSTWLLVLGGFFIVVVRFLPNGLASLVEAGLGLFSSRPTPSSNTAGEAMGVEEGAYR
- the urtB gene encoding urea ABC transporter permease subunit UrtB; translation: MDLGSLVNALILGVSIASIWLIAALGLTIIYGTAGVINMAHGEFIMLGAYSSYMLQSYLKIPYLLCIPASFVIVALVGLALERGLIRYLYKRPLDTLLATYGVSLVLMQGVRLIFGSDPKYISVPEIFSTNIALGSASISTFRVIVLAITALLVLALWFLFYKTRFGIQVRAVVQNKEMASSFGINSGRIYMMTFALGAGLAGVAGSLFGVLAIVLPTMGASYVVQAFLMVIVGGGSLAGSVAASGMAGEMQSVFAALTNDTFARFIIFVLIVVFLRFRPQGLFAQGGVRR
- a CDS encoding transporter substrate-binding domain-containing protein, producing MDFTRRKVLKTTLAASAAVAMPHVWLPKSGEAWGATLKKGEPIKVGLLFSLTGALAVPEEDSTLVLQYAFEEINKNGGVNGVPVEPVIVDAKSDFNVYTEKAKELILREKVIALFGCYTSASRKAILPTVMQRNHLLYYPTCYEGAECTQNTICTGPLANQHSKDLIPFMVEKFGKKVFFVGSNYVWPKESNKNAKIWLEQAGGELLGEEYIPLGSSEFGPVLNKIRDTKPSFIFSTVVGASDIAFHKQFKQEGFKVDSMPIASLTTGEIETRAMGAEFGAGHFLSAPYFQTLDNPTNHKFVEGFLKSKYGKNGVTHYNMEETYLSAYVFKYGLEKTAAAVGIENVTPRAIRDHSGGLKVEDAVSPEGLVWIDENNFNTWLKPKIGQCQADGTFKVLKSAEKNVAPDPYSIYPNLGTCTKDGLKAPDGKIRTNVI